The region CCTAAAGCTCATTCGTCTTGTTTATTTACAAGAGGACAGACTCAAGCTTTAGTTGTTCTTACTATGGGTGGACCTAAAGATGCACAGATGTTTGAGAGCTTGACTGATGATGGAACTCAAAATGAAAACTTTATGGTTCATTACAATTTCCCTGGATTTAGCGTAGGTGAAGCATCTCCTATAATGGGAACAAAAAGAAGAGAGTTAGGACATGGAAATCTAGCTAAAAGAGCACTAGAATCAATAGTCGACTTAGATGGAGATACAGTTCGTTTAGTATCTGAAATACTTGAATCAAATGGTTCATCTTCTATGGCAACTGTTTGTGGCGGTTATATGGCTCTACGTGCTGCTGATATAGATACAAGTGATACAGTAGCAGGAATTGCTATGGGTATGGTAAGTGATGGAGATAAATACGCGATTCTCTCAGATATTATGGGACTTGAAGATCATGATGGAGATATGGATTTTAAAGTAACTGGTTCAAAAGATGGTATTACGGCTATGCAAATGGATATCAAACTTGGTGGAATATCTTTAGATATTTTAAAAGAAGCACTTTATCAAGCTAAAGATGGCAGAAGTCATATTATTGACATTATGTTAGAGGCTGAGCAAAAAATAGAGTTTAATGATGGTGTTTTGCCAAGTACTGATTTCTTTCATATTGATCCAAGTGTTATTGGTGATGTAATAGGTCAAGCTGGTAAAGTTATTAGAGAAATTATAGAAAAATTTGAAGTAGCTATTGATATAGATAAGAAAGATGGAAAAGTTAAAGTTACTGGTAAAAATAAAAATGGCGTATCGGGTGCAAAAGAGCATATACAAAATATAGCAAATACTCCAAAAGTTGAAAAAATAAAATATCAAGTAGGTGATAAACACGAAGGTGTTGTTAAAAAGATAGTTGATTTTGGAGCGTTTATTGGTTTACCAGATGGTACTGATGGTCTTTTACATATTTCTAAAATATCAGATCAAAGAGTAGAAAAAGTATCTGATGTTTTAAGTGAAGGCGATAAAATAATGGTAGAGATTTTAGAATTTAAAGGTAATAAAATATCTTTAGGTAGAGCATAAGAGAATATTTAGTATATTTTTTATATAATTCGCGTATCAATTTCTAGTAGGGAAATCTATGCATTTATGTTTAGGTTGCGCCATTTCGATGTCGTTACGCTATCCGAAAGATTTTGTAATACTTATACGGAGAAATTTATGAAAAAAGTTCTATTTTTAATGCTAGCTCTTGCAACTGCTGCAATGGCATCTGATGGTGAGGTTGCTAACCAAACTCTTAAAGCTTACTCAATGATCGCTGCTGGTCTTGGTCTTGGTCTTGCTGCTCTTGGTGGAGCTATCGGTATGGGTCATACTGCTGCTGCAACAATCGCTGGTACTGCACGTAATCCAGGTTTAGGTGCTAAACTAATGACTACTATGTTCATCGCTCTTGCAATGATCGAAGCACAAGTTATTTATGCACTAGTAATTGCTCTTATCGCACTTTATGCTAACCCATATTTAGGTTAATCTTTAAGATTTAACTAAATACCCTCAAGCCTAGCTCGTTTTAAGAGTTAGGCTTTTTTAATTTTTCTTTATAATGCGATCGTGGTGGAACGGTAGACACGCTACCTTGAGGGTATGCCTTCAATGAGTGAAAAAGAAACAAATAATTGTTAAATGCGACTGTGGCGGAACGGTAGACGCGCGGGCTTGAGGGGCTCGTGCCGAGAGGTGTGAGGGTTCAAATCCCTCCAGTCGCACCATTTTAACCCCTAAATATAGGGACTTTCAAAAATAAATAAAAAAACAAAAAAGTAATTGTAGTCTCACAGATAATTTTGTTTTCTTATATAAAATCAATTTTCTTAAAAAAATTAAATTCTTCTGTATTGTCAAAATGTAAGCTAATTGACAGTCTTATTGCACAATTAAGTTGCACAGTTTTAAAATAATTCGCTCAGTTTAATAATTTTATAGCACAATATATTAAGATTGAATTTATATTAATCTAATATATTCGATGACTTTATTAAATCTCTAACATAATCTAATGTATTGTTATGCTCCTTAAGTGCTTCAATATATTCTTGTTCATCTTCAAAATCATCTATTTCTGGTTCTTCAAATCCATATCCATCATCAAATGCTCTTATTTCATTTTCTGCATCTTCCATGAAGTAATTTAGTACTTCATTTTGTATTGTAAGCAAAGAATGCTTATTTTTTATATTTATGATTACACCAATATTTTCTAAACTTTGAATATTGTCTAATTGAACTAAAAAATCATTAATACTCAAATCTTTATTAAATAGTTTATCAAAACTTTCAGAAGCTTCATATGTGAAAAAATTATAGTAACATTTTCCAAGTTTGTGTATTAAGTCAACAGCAAAATTAAAATAGTATTTTTTGTATTTAATACTTTCTTTTAAAACAAAATTATTTTTTTCTTCTTCTGTTGCATTGCTGGCTACAAGTTGATACATTTTAAACATAGGATTTGTTAAATCTTTTTTATATTTTATATATCCTGCATCTTTGAGAATATCTTTCATATCATTGAAATTACTATCTAAAATAATTTCTTTTTCTTCATCACTAAATTTATGGTTAGATATTTTTTTTAAAACTGAACTCATCTATTTCCTAATTGTTTATATTAAACTTGAAGTTATCAAAATAAAGATATTAATATTTTATAATAACTTTTCCATAAAATACTATATATAATGATTATACTTTTTAATCATAAAATAGCACACGGATAAAATTAAATTTCTTCCATATCTAGCATATTCTTCATGTGTAAAACCAAGAGGAATATGAGAACCATCACTTACAAATGTATATGTGGAAGCTATCGCTTGTTCCTCGTCTTGTGTGAGTAATCCACTTGCTTTTAATTGATGTAATGCTTTACCCCAACATTTATTGGTACAAGTAGTGTCATTTGCTATATCCCTTACCATTGTTTCAATTGCTAATCTTACTTTAGACAGACATCCATTATAATCAGGTGTTGTTTTTTTAAATGCTTCTGCTGATTCGTTAATAAATTTAACAATATCATCTATTTTAGATAGGTTAGATTGTAATATTTCATGAGTTAAATCATCTTCAATTGCAATCGTTCCAGGAATATATGGCTGAATAGAAATAAGTTTATTATCTTCAATTTTATATCCATCCAAATATAAACATTTAATTAACTCATCCCATCTTTCATTGAAACTAGTTTTAGAATCTACTCTATTTTTTAGAGCTTGTCTAGTACCTACAATCTCTTTTAGTAAACTAGAAATATCATTATCAAGTATAGTTTCCCTTATATCTAAAATATTTCTACATGTATCATCAAGAGAATATTTTTCAAATAAAATATTTATATGTTGATAATCTTGTAAATCCAAAAATTGTACTAATGATAATTTTGTTCTATTTGTTAAAGTCATAGAATTTCTTTTTTAGTTAATGAACTAGTTTGATATTAGGCAAGTCTTCAGAAAACTCCCTATCTATTTGATGTATCTGTTTTCGTATTACACCTCTTTTTTTATATGCTTCATCGAAACAAAATAATTTAAACTCATCCATATTGATATCATCAATAGATTCTACATGAGGAAATAATAATTTTAAGTAAGCTGTAGTCAATCGTTTTATTGCATTTACATCTCTTGTATCAGCATGCGGTGGAACATCTAAAATTGAATTTACAATTGGAGAATATGATATATCTTCTCTCAGTAAATGTAAAATTTCACTAAAATATTCAACATTTAATGTATTACCATCCATAATCATACTTTGATTAATTCTAGGCATTTCCCATCCCTTAATAAAGCCATGAAATCTATCTAAAAAGGCAGACTCTCTAAATACATCTGGAAGTGGCTCAAAATAGCTTTTAACTATAGGATTGTTATCCTCATCTAGTGGTATGTTTCCAAGTATGATAAAACCTGCATTTGAAGTTTGTCTAACATTAGCTATAGAGAATGTTCCACTTTCTAAAAAACTTTTTAATCCACCTGCTATTTCACTTTCATCTTTTAGTGTAATTGTTTGAATTTCATCCATAGCAACATAATCATAGTTTATTATTACACCTGGCATCTGTTTGGAGACATCATAAAGAAGTTTAGCTCTTGTAACTACTCCACCACTTATAAGCCATCCATATTTACTTAAATTACCAAAAATGTATGATTTACCAGTACCCTTCGGTGCTAATTCTATTAAATTGACTCTAGGTTCTACAAATACCAATAATCTACTTAAAAAAGTTATTTTTTGTCCAATACTACTAAATCCATCAGGGTTATATTCCATAGCCCTTATTAGTAAATTAACCCATTCTTCTGTTGTAAAGTTTTTTCTAGCTTGTTTGAAAAAATCTAAATCTACTTTATATGGAGAAAATGATTTAAAATCAACTAATTCAATAAATTTTTCTTTATCATTATTATTATATGTAAGAGTTACAACTCCCCATACTTCACCACTTTTTAGTTCTTTATGCTTTTTAGCTACATATTTTTCTATTCTAGTTTCATTAAATTTAATTCCAATATCAGGGATGGAAAATTTTAAAATATCTTTTTTTATGTCAGGTTCAATTAGAAGTCTCGCAAGTATTTTTTTGTCTTTGCCTTCCCAAATTTCTTTTTTAATTGCTTTATCATCAGTAGGCATGTGTTCTTTTAGAAAGTTATTAATTGATTTTGAATCTACATTGCCAAATTCATCGCTGTATCTTTTAACTAACCAGTCTTTAATAAAAGATGGAATGTTTTTTCCACCAAATATAGAATAATTTGTTGTTGTTTTATGAACACATTCATTTTCAAAATATTTTTTTATTTTTTCATCTAGCATTTGCTTTCCTTATGATATTTAACAATTTAATTAAAATAAATCTTCTTCTTCAAAACCTTTTTTTACAGCTGTATTTTGTTTTATAGGTTCGATAATTCTTTTGTTACTTGATTTATATATTCTGATAATTGGAACTATAACTTCTTCTGGAGTTGCTCCACCATGTGCTTCTCTTCTTGTTTTGTTGTTTAAGGAAGTATGATTTAATGATACTAAATATCTTCCACATTCTGGAAAATCATACGAAAAATAATTTGTATCATCTAATATATCATCTACTTTTGCACATCTGCCCTCATGTTCATCATTATCAAAACTATTAATTTTAGTTTGGAAACTACAAAATGCACTAAATCCATGGTCTGATACTATTGTTAAATTATCACATAAGTGATTATCTAAAATATCTTTTATAATATCTATTTCTTCTATAAGATTTTTAGGGTATTGATATGAAGCCTGCTTGTGAATATAATCTCTGTCTAGGGCATCAGTTTTCTTAATGTCATTAAATCTATTACAATGTGTAGTTGTTGGTAATTTAGACTTTGATAAATAAAAGTCACATGAAAATCCTTTATTTAAAGCGTGGTTTTTAATGACTCCTATCCATTCAATACCAAGCCCATCTATCCAGAAAGTTTTTTCTTTATCTATATCAAAATCTGATACTTCTTTAAAAGATGCATCTGCATACCAATTAAAAAAGCTATCCTTATTTTTATTTTTTTCTTTTAGAATATCATTTAGTTTTGTTGATGGTTTATTATTTATTTTAGAATTTTTATATTCTATAAAATAGTTTTCAACCCACTCAATATTATTTACAAAACTTACATTATCAATATAAGCAGATAAATCATTATAATACTTTTTAATGTAATTATTATTTACTTTATTTAGTGAATATAGTTCTACTATATATTCTTTTTCTACCTGTGTTATACCAGTTAGTAAAGGAATTAGTTGTTCTTGATTCTTTAATTGTAGTATAAGTCTATCTTCTATGTTTTTAGATGGCTTTATTTTATTATAAAAATCTATTAAAATTTCATACCTTTGGATTGCATAAGAAGAATTGTACTCGTCAAATATATCAAACCATATTTTTTCTATTAATACATCATTTATATCGCTAGACTTAATTACTTCATAAAAATAATTATTTCCATTATCCTCTAGAATTGCATAACCTTTTAATAGCCACTTGAAATATAAATTTTGTTCAGCACATATTTTTTTTAAAATTTCACTCGGAGTTAATGAATGTAAATTAAGTTTGCTTTTTAGTATTTGCTCTAAATCTTTTTCTTTTAAATCAATAATTAATTTATTCCAATATTCTACTTCATGTTCTTTAAAATTTAATGGAAACTTTTTATGCATATACTTTTCTATAAATTCTTTTTGATTTAAAATATTATTTATATGAATTAAATCATCATTGTGTTGATTGTTAATTCGTTCCACTAAGGGGCGAGGAGAACATATTATGTTATTTGTTGGTGAACTATAAAAGTTGAGCCAATCTTTTATGCTATCAAGTGTATTATTAAAAGGAACTTCGAAATCTACAATATTTAAATCTATTTTATCACTGTTTGAGTCAATTTCATAAACAAAATCATATTCATCTTTTCTGTAGTATGTATTGAAATATTGATTATTAAATCTACTTTTAAGCCCGAACATAGGAATAACAATATGTATATTCTTATTTTCAA is a window of uncultured Sulfurimonas sp. DNA encoding:
- the pglZ gene encoding BREX-4 system phosphatase PglZ, producing MRTSMTLNDLEIIVKNKKIARFNSEVILINNYENIFELKNIYSSFGYDIKDLREFQTNENQWFGVSKLNRIINNIEKNTILFSVSEIVRFYNQDDFKNFFDNLFSIENKNIHIVIPMFGLKSRFNNQYFNTYYRKDEYDFVYEIDSNSDKIDLNIVDFEVPFNNTLDSIKDWLNFYSSPTNNIICSPRPLVERINNQHNDDLIHINNILNQKEFIEKYMHKKFPLNFKEHEVEYWNKLIIDLKEKDLEQILKSKLNLHSLTPSEILKKICAEQNLYFKWLLKGYAILEDNGNNYFYEVIKSSDINDVLIEKIWFDIFDEYNSSYAIQRYEILIDFYNKIKPSKNIEDRLILQLKNQEQLIPLLTGITQVEKEYIVELYSLNKVNNNYIKKYYNDLSAYIDNVSFVNNIEWVENYFIEYKNSKINNKPSTKLNDILKEKNKNKDSFFNWYADASFKEVSDFDIDKEKTFWIDGLGIEWIGVIKNHALNKGFSCDFYLSKSKLPTTTHCNRFNDIKKTDALDRDYIHKQASYQYPKNLIEEIDIIKDILDNHLCDNLTIVSDHGFSAFCSFQTKINSFDNDEHEGRCAKVDDILDDTNYFSYDFPECGRYLVSLNHTSLNNKTRREAHGGATPEEVIVPIIRIYKSSNKRIIEPIKQNTAVKKGFEEEDLF
- the brxL gene encoding BREX system Lon protease-like protein BrxL, with the translated sequence MLDEKIKKYFENECVHKTTTNYSIFGGKNIPSFIKDWLVKRYSDEFGNVDSKSINNFLKEHMPTDDKAIKKEIWEGKDKKILARLLIEPDIKKDILKFSIPDIGIKFNETRIEKYVAKKHKELKSGEVWGVVTLTYNNNDKEKFIELVDFKSFSPYKVDLDFFKQARKNFTTEEWVNLLIRAMEYNPDGFSSIGQKITFLSRLLVFVEPRVNLIELAPKGTGKSYIFGNLSKYGWLISGGVVTRAKLLYDVSKQMPGVIINYDYVAMDEIQTITLKDESEIAGGLKSFLESGTFSIANVRQTSNAGFIILGNIPLDEDNNPIVKSYFEPLPDVFRESAFLDRFHGFIKGWEMPRINQSMIMDGNTLNVEYFSEILHLLREDISYSPIVNSILDVPPHADTRDVNAIKRLTTAYLKLLFPHVESIDDINMDEFKLFCFDEAYKKRGVIRKQIHQIDREFSEDLPNIKLVH
- a CDS encoding F0F1 ATP synthase subunit C; the protein is MKKVLFLMLALATAAMASDGEVANQTLKAYSMIAAGLGLGLAALGGAIGMGHTAAATIAGTARNPGLGAKLMTTMFIALAMIEAQVIYALVIALIALYANPYLG